A stretch of Natronococcus sp. CG52 DNA encodes these proteins:
- a CDS encoding DUF7312 domain-containing protein produces the protein MAGDASGGRRDETDGSQEPLATDRDASNTTEEGWNVTDSDADGRPANSDRIPIDLSSGADGNEEDPEDDADDPYAPEPSSTPIERGDPSLENAAFVVLGALAMILVIVRVVSLPM, from the coding sequence ATGGCAGGCGACGCCTCCGGTGGCCGACGTGACGAGACCGACGGCTCCCAGGAGCCACTGGCGACCGATCGGGACGCGTCCAATACGACCGAGGAAGGGTGGAACGTAACCGACTCGGACGCGGACGGCCGGCCGGCCAACAGCGACCGAATTCCGATCGACCTCTCGAGCGGCGCGGACGGGAACGAGGAGGACCCCGAGGACGACGCGGACGATCCCTACGCGCCCGAACCGAGTTCGACGCCGATCGAGCGCGGGGATCCGTCCCTCGAGAACGCGGCGTTCGTCGTTCTGGGCGCGCTCGCGATGATCCTCGTCATCGTTCGCGTGGTTTCACTTCCGATGTGA
- the pyk gene encoding pyruvate kinase codes for MRNAKIVCTLGPASDDRGTITELAEAGMAVARLNASHGSLEDRATLIDRVRTVDEQTEEPVAVMLDMKGPEIRTAPLPEAETVELETGSEIEFVEGEEAAPERVGLSLPIEAVEAGDRILLDDGLIETTVLERNGGTVRARVDTGGELGGRKGVNVPGVDLDLDIVTESDRMDLELAAEKEVDFVAASFVRDAEDVYEVSEVLEELGAEIPIISKIERAGAVENLDEIIEASYGIMVARGDLGVECPMEDVPMIQKRIIRKCRNTGSPVITATEMLDSMVHARRPTRAEASDVANAVLDGTDGVMLSAETAIGDHPVAVVDAMDSIIHEVEESEEYAEILEQRVPASGEARTDALARSARYLARDIGADAVVAATESGYTALKTAKYRPGVPVVASTPSHEVRRRLALSWGVTPLYARVSDQGADAVVEKAVQAALDAGVAESGDTVVVLCGMMTELEGANTTNMMKVHVAADALTTGRVVVEGRVTGPIARLEDGDLSSIPEGAIIALETEFDDEFEGDLTKLGGIVNAQRGMTGYPSLVAREIDVPMISGADVEELEDGRTVTLDAERGVVYGGNIDDHTRRD; via the coding sequence ATGAGAAACGCGAAGATCGTCTGCACCCTGGGGCCCGCATCCGACGACCGGGGAACGATCACGGAACTCGCAGAAGCCGGGATGGCCGTCGCCCGGCTGAACGCGAGCCACGGCAGCCTCGAGGACCGAGCGACGCTGATCGACCGCGTGCGGACCGTCGACGAACAGACAGAGGAACCCGTCGCTGTCATGCTCGACATGAAGGGGCCGGAGATCCGGACCGCGCCGCTTCCGGAGGCCGAGACGGTCGAACTCGAGACCGGCTCCGAGATCGAGTTCGTCGAGGGCGAGGAGGCCGCTCCGGAACGGGTCGGGCTCTCCCTGCCGATCGAAGCCGTCGAAGCGGGCGATCGCATCCTGCTCGACGACGGCCTGATCGAGACGACCGTCCTCGAGCGCAACGGCGGAACGGTTCGGGCGCGGGTCGACACCGGCGGCGAACTCGGCGGCCGCAAGGGCGTCAACGTTCCCGGCGTCGATCTCGACCTCGACATCGTGACCGAATCGGATCGGATGGACCTCGAACTCGCCGCCGAGAAGGAGGTCGACTTCGTCGCGGCGAGTTTCGTCCGGGACGCCGAGGACGTCTACGAGGTCAGCGAGGTGCTCGAGGAACTGGGCGCCGAGATTCCGATCATCTCGAAGATCGAACGCGCCGGCGCGGTCGAGAATCTCGACGAGATTATCGAAGCCTCGTACGGGATCATGGTCGCTCGCGGTGACCTCGGCGTCGAGTGTCCGATGGAGGACGTTCCGATGATCCAGAAGCGGATCATCCGCAAGTGTCGGAACACGGGGTCGCCGGTCATCACGGCGACCGAGATGCTCGACTCGATGGTCCACGCCCGCCGTCCGACGCGCGCGGAGGCCTCGGACGTCGCGAACGCCGTCCTCGACGGTACCGACGGGGTCATGCTCTCGGCCGAGACCGCGATCGGCGACCACCCGGTCGCTGTCGTCGACGCGATGGACAGCATCATCCACGAGGTCGAGGAGTCCGAGGAGTACGCCGAAATCTTAGAGCAGCGCGTCCCCGCCTCGGGCGAGGCGCGGACGGACGCACTGGCTCGGTCGGCGCGCTATCTTGCACGCGATATCGGCGCGGACGCGGTCGTCGCTGCGACCGAATCCGGCTACACGGCGCTGAAGACGGCGAAGTACCGCCCCGGTGTGCCGGTCGTCGCCTCGACGCCGAGCCACGAGGTTCGTCGCCGACTCGCGCTGTCGTGGGGTGTAACGCCGCTGTACGCTCGAGTTTCCGACCAGGGTGCCGACGCCGTCGTCGAGAAGGCCGTCCAGGCGGCGCTGGATGCCGGGGTCGCCGAAAGCGGCGACACCGTCGTCGTTCTCTGTGGAATGATGACCGAACTCGAGGGAGCGAACACGACGAACATGATGAAGGTTCACGTCGCCGCCGACGCGCTGACGACCGGCCGCGTCGTCGTCGAGGGACGCGTGACCGGTCCGATCGCCCGACTCGAGGACGGCGACCTCTCGTCGATTCCGGAGGGAGCGATCATCGCACTCGAGACGGAGTTCGACGACGAGTTCGAGGGCGACCTGACGAAACTCGGCGGGATCGTCAACGCCCAGCGCGGGATGACCGGCTATCCGTCGCTGGTCGCCAGGGAGATCGACGTGCCGATGATCAGCGGCGCAGATGTCGAGGAGCTCGAGGACGGGAGGACCGTAACGCTAGATGCGGAACGCGGCGTCGTCTACGGCGGCAACATCGACGACCACACCCGGCGCGACTGA
- a CDS encoding GYD domain-containing protein has protein sequence MPTYVSIVQLAGRDVQNMQELASIWGEIRTEFEEHDAELHDSYAILGEHDFLVIFDAPDHKGAFKSALTLHRHGLDAQTMEIMDTDDFASLVDEI, from the coding sequence ATGCCGACCTACGTCTCCATCGTTCAGCTCGCCGGCCGTGACGTCCAGAACATGCAAGAACTCGCGTCGATCTGGGGCGAGATCAGGACGGAGTTCGAGGAACACGACGCCGAACTCCACGATTCGTACGCCATCCTCGGAGAGCACGACTTCCTCGTGATCTTCGATGCACCAGATCATAAAGGGGCGTTCAAGTCGGCGCTGACGCTCCACCGGCACGGTTTGGACGCACAGACGATGGAGATCATGGACACCGACGACTTCGCGAGTCTCGTCGACGAAATCTAA
- a CDS encoding helix-turn-helix domain-containing protein codes for MFAHHVGRTDTEADPGGGSMIKARFRMQLPADIWITDVSTSFPAATFRLLTGVPMGDRALELGEITAADPDEAGDAVEAHPDVVEYERLYTDERRTIARYEAVEQQLYEFLGDSSLPPEFPVRIENGAMEFDVTATREQFEGIGAELDASGYEYELLSVVEDRDPETLLTDRQRECLTVALGAGYFQVPRACTLEDVAETIGVDKSTASETIRRGSARVLEWFLVGDDPY; via the coding sequence ATGTTCGCCCACCATGTCGGCCGGACCGATACCGAAGCCGATCCGGGAGGCGGATCGATGATCAAGGCACGGTTCCGCATGCAGCTGCCGGCGGACATCTGGATCACCGACGTGTCGACGTCGTTTCCGGCGGCGACGTTCAGATTGCTTACCGGCGTCCCGATGGGGGATAGGGCGCTGGAATTGGGCGAGATCACGGCCGCGGATCCCGACGAAGCCGGCGACGCCGTCGAAGCTCACCCGGACGTCGTCGAGTACGAGCGTCTGTACACCGACGAGCGACGGACGATCGCACGGTACGAGGCAGTCGAACAGCAACTCTACGAGTTCCTCGGTGACTCGTCGCTTCCACCGGAGTTCCCCGTACGGATCGAAAACGGCGCCATGGAGTTCGACGTGACCGCGACCCGCGAACAGTTCGAGGGAATCGGGGCTGAACTGGATGCGAGCGGTTACGAGTACGAACTCCTCTCCGTAGTCGAGGACCGAGATCCGGAAACGCTTCTGACCGACCGCCAGCGCGAGTGCCTGACCGTCGCACTCGGAGCGGGCTATTTTCAGGTCCCGCGTGCGTGCACGCTCGAGGACGTCGCCGAGACGATCGGGGTCGACAAGTCGACTGCCAGCGAGACGATTCGCCGCGGTTCTGCCCGCGTTCTCGAGTGGTTCCTCGTCGGGGACGATCCGTACTGA
- the metG gene encoding methionine--tRNA ligase, whose translation MSNDEFPTDSPAVVTCGLPYANGDLHIGHLRGYIGADAFSRALETLGQETAYVSGSDMHGTPVAVNAEQEGVDPEDFALEWHRQYEETFPKFNVDFDNYGHTHDETNTELTQEIVRTLDEEGYVYEKEIQVAYDPDADQYLPDRYVQGTCPYCGEKARGDECDEGCQRHLEPGEVEDPTSTITGNPAEYRERTHKFFRVSEFSDYLTEFLDGLEGTSNARNQPRQWIDEGLQDWCLTRDMEWGIDYPNGGDESTEDVVLYVWVDAPVEYIASTKQYSERVGTDEYDWERVWKEDGEIVHVIGRDIIQHHTVFWPAMLEGADYNAPRGVAATGFITINGKGLSTSRNRAIWAKEYLDEGFHPDLLRYYLTTTGGLQQDVDFSWDAFQEKVNGELVGTVGNFWYRSLLFAYRNYEGTPETEVSEEVRERIEGAIGETRQAVNDYSLRGIGQAATRLAQFGNEYIQRNEPWKLTDEEPEKAAQVIRDCVQIAKAVAVLLEPITPAKSQQLWAQIGEDGEIADAHLEDALEAPPRSFDEPGELFAKIEDDRVEELNEKLEERVAAASDEESEAPGASEEPSGDEPRGLEETENDDTAADESADMADRDDIEPLLEDRIGFEEFQNVDIRVGRIETAEGIDGADDLARLEVDIGFETRQVVAGIKQLHDLDELPGEKCVLLANMEPAELFGVESNGMILAAGEQADLLTTHGDAEVGEKIR comes from the coding sequence GCGACCTCCACATCGGTCACCTGCGGGGGTATATCGGCGCAGACGCCTTCAGCCGCGCGCTCGAGACGCTGGGCCAGGAGACGGCCTACGTCTCCGGTTCGGACATGCACGGCACGCCGGTCGCCGTCAACGCCGAGCAGGAGGGCGTCGACCCCGAAGACTTCGCGCTCGAGTGGCACCGCCAGTATGAAGAGACGTTCCCGAAGTTCAACGTCGACTTCGACAACTACGGTCACACCCACGACGAGACCAACACCGAACTGACCCAGGAGATCGTCCGGACCCTGGACGAGGAGGGCTACGTCTACGAGAAGGAGATCCAGGTCGCCTACGACCCGGACGCCGACCAGTACCTCCCCGACCGGTACGTGCAGGGAACCTGTCCGTACTGCGGCGAGAAGGCCCGCGGCGACGAGTGCGACGAGGGCTGTCAGCGCCACTTGGAGCCCGGCGAGGTCGAGGATCCGACGAGCACGATCACGGGGAACCCCGCCGAGTACCGCGAGCGGACGCACAAGTTCTTCCGCGTCTCGGAGTTTTCCGACTACCTGACCGAGTTCCTGGACGGTCTCGAGGGTACCTCGAACGCCCGCAACCAGCCCCGCCAGTGGATCGACGAGGGGCTGCAGGACTGGTGTCTCACCCGGGACATGGAGTGGGGGATCGACTACCCCAACGGTGGCGACGAGAGCACCGAAGACGTCGTCCTCTACGTCTGGGTCGACGCGCCCGTCGAGTACATCGCGTCGACGAAGCAGTACTCCGAGCGCGTCGGGACCGACGAGTACGATTGGGAGCGCGTCTGGAAAGAGGACGGCGAGATCGTCCACGTCATCGGCCGAGACATCATCCAGCACCACACCGTCTTCTGGCCCGCGATGCTCGAGGGCGCCGACTACAACGCGCCCCGCGGCGTCGCCGCGACCGGCTTCATCACGATCAACGGCAAAGGGCTCTCGACGAGTCGTAACCGCGCCATCTGGGCGAAGGAGTACCTGGACGAGGGGTTCCACCCGGACCTGCTGCGGTACTACCTGACGACCACCGGCGGGCTACAGCAGGACGTCGACTTCTCCTGGGACGCCTTCCAGGAGAAGGTCAACGGCGAACTCGTCGGCACGGTCGGGAACTTCTGGTACCGTTCGCTGCTCTTTGCCTACCGAAACTACGAGGGGACGCCGGAGACCGAGGTTTCCGAGGAGGTCCGCGAGCGCATCGAGGGCGCCATCGGCGAGACTCGCCAGGCCGTCAACGACTACTCGCTGCGCGGGATCGGCCAGGCCGCGACGCGACTCGCCCAGTTCGGCAACGAGTACATCCAGCGCAACGAGCCCTGGAAACTCACGGACGAGGAGCCCGAGAAGGCCGCACAGGTTATCCGCGACTGCGTCCAGATCGCCAAGGCCGTCGCCGTCCTGCTCGAGCCGATCACGCCCGCGAAGAGCCAGCAGCTGTGGGCACAGATCGGTGAAGACGGCGAGATCGCCGACGCCCACCTCGAGGACGCCCTCGAGGCCCCGCCGCGGAGCTTCGACGAACCCGGCGAACTGTTCGCGAAGATCGAGGACGACCGCGTCGAGGAACTCAACGAGAAACTCGAGGAGCGCGTCGCGGCTGCGTCGGACGAGGAGAGCGAGGCGCCCGGCGCCTCGGAAGAGCCGAGCGGCGACGAGCCGCGAGGCCTCGAGGAAACCGAAAACGACGACACTGCCGCGGACGAATCCGCGGATATGGCAGATAGAGACGATATCGAGCCCCTGCTCGAGGACCGGATCGGATTCGAGGAGTTCCAGAACGTCGACATCCGCGTCGGGCGAATCGAGACCGCGGAGGGGATCGACGGCGCCGACGACCTCGCGCGACTCGAGGTCGACATCGGCTTCGAGACCCGACAGGTCGTCGCGGGGATCAAGCAGCTGCACGATCTCGACGAACTGCCCGGCGAGAAGTGCGTTCTGCTCGCGAACATGGAGCCCGCGGAACTGTTCGGCGTCGAGTCGAACGGGATGATCCTCGCCGCCGGCGAGCAGGCGGATCTGCTGACGACCCACGGCGACGCCGAGGTCGGCGAGAAGATCCGATAA